A stretch of the Acyrthosiphon pisum isolate AL4f chromosome A2, pea_aphid_22Mar2018_4r6ur, whole genome shotgun sequence genome encodes the following:
- the LOC100163173 gene encoding MAP kinase phosphatase with leucine-rich repeats protein 3 has translation MTVTYGVTGTNADGGGSVNNGRRVLMAKTDSLSNVNNNNNSTSVNNNNGSSSITGKASVLSVRRVLFGPPADPAETRAWLDRQLCAATAADSRSWNFDFVNERPLRDSPADRYAWERVCPPKRREESAAADSTITATAQQQQQQQQQEDCSRTVVKQQRQSKVTDFMSKTKKRPLSASGRTLRSNNKVVDESESANKRSRRSVATTTTTTTMMAI, from the exons ATGACCGTTACGTATGGCGTGACGGGGACGAACGCCGACGGAGGAGGATCCGTAAACAATGGTAGGAGAGTGCTCATGGCGAAAACCGATTCCCTGAGCAATgtcaacaataacaacaacagcaCCAGCGTCAACAATAACAACGGATCGTCGTCAATCACGGGCAAGGCGTCCGTGTTGAGCGTCAGGCGCGTGCTGTTCGGGCCGCCGGCCGACCCGGCAGAGACGCGGGCGTGGCTTGATAGACAATTGTGTGCGGCCACCGCGGCCGATTCGCGGTCGTGGAACTTTGATTTCGTTAACGAACGTCCGCTGCGTGACAGCCCGGCCGACCGTTACGCGTGGGAACGCGTCTGTCCACCGAAGCGTCGTGAGGAGTCGGCCGCAGCGGACTCGACGATCACTGCGACagcacaacaacaacaacagcaacaacaacaagaAGATTGCAGCCGAACGGTCGTCAAGCAGCAGCGACAGTCCAAAGTCAcag ATTTCATGAGCAAGACCAAGAAACGACCGTTGAGTGCTTCCGGCAGGACTCTACGCTCGAACAACAAAGTCGTGGACGAATCCGAATCGGCGAACAAGCGGAGTCGCCGTTCGgtcgcgacgacgacgacaacgacgacgatgatggCTATCTAA
- the LOC100568919 gene encoding uncharacterized protein LOC100568919 isoform X1 — translation MLIYCSTQQLTVVTPWRSTRRRRGLFESGGVCRLYRENERRRRRRGRAALVHYLVRFRSVWMVTKRKYPRISTDDWPACCPPCTRKANEKTGVFYRKLKFHDVEGPPTATSPHSWQEVSLPGRSSTICNP, via the exons ATGTTAATATATTGCAGTACGCAGCAACTTACTGTAGTAACGCCTTGGCGTTCAACCCGCCGCAGGAGAGGGTTGTTTGAAAGTGGTGGCGTGTGTCG TTTATATAGGGAAAACGAGAGACGGCGGCGACGGAGAGGAAGAGCTGCGCTGGTGCATTACCTTGTAAGGTTTCGTTCTGTGTGGATGGTTACCAAAAGGAAGTACCCAAGGATTTCTACGGATGACTGGCCGGCGTGCTGTCCGCCGTGTACGAGGAAGGCGAACGAAAAAAC AGGGGTTttctatagaaaattaaaattccacGATGTTGAAGGACCACCGACCGCCACCAGTCCTCACAGCTGGCAGGAGGTGTCTCTTCCCGGCCGATCGTCAACAATCTGCAACCCTTGA
- the LOC100568919 gene encoding uncharacterized protein LOC100568919 isoform X2, which produces MLIYCSTQQLTVVTPWRSTRRRRGLFESGGVCRENERRRRRRGRAALVHYLVRFRSVWMVTKRKYPRISTDDWPACCPPCTRKANEKTGVFYRKLKFHDVEGPPTATSPHSWQEVSLPGRSSTICNP; this is translated from the exons ATGTTAATATATTGCAGTACGCAGCAACTTACTGTAGTAACGCCTTGGCGTTCAACCCGCCGCAGGAGAGGGTTGTTTGAAAGTGGTGGCGTGTGTCG GGAAAACGAGAGACGGCGGCGACGGAGAGGAAGAGCTGCGCTGGTGCATTACCTTGTAAGGTTTCGTTCTGTGTGGATGGTTACCAAAAGGAAGTACCCAAGGATTTCTACGGATGACTGGCCGGCGTGCTGTCCGCCGTGTACGAGGAAGGCGAACGAAAAAAC AGGGGTTttctatagaaaattaaaattccacGATGTTGAAGGACCACCGACCGCCACCAGTCCTCACAGCTGGCAGGAGGTGTCTCTTCCCGGCCGATCGTCAACAATCTGCAACCCTTGA
- the LOC100568919 gene encoding uncharacterized protein LOC100568919 isoform X3 has product MLKDHRPPPVLTAGRRCLFPADRQQSATLDDNLQMAMEIEQELLARKRDQWSFDFVNGTPVDEELSNNNWQWEIIVE; this is encoded by the coding sequence ATGTTGAAGGACCACCGACCGCCACCAGTCCTCACAGCTGGCAGGAGGTGTCTCTTCCCGGCCGATCGTCAACAATCTGCAACCCTTGACGACAATTTGCAAATGGCGATGGAAATCGAACAGGAGCTGCTGGCACGAAAACGGGACCAATGGAGTTTCGATTTTGTCAACGGCACACCGGTAGATGAAGAGCTTTCCAATAATAATTGGCAATGGGAAATAATCGTTGAATAG